The Vibrio nitrifigilis genome window below encodes:
- the prfB gene encoding peptide chain release factor 2 (programmed frameshift): MFEINPIKHRLQDVQDRTNVLRGYLDYDAKKERLEEVNAELEQPDVWNEPDRAQALGKERSALEAVVETINLLDQGVDDVDGLLELAVEAEDQETFDEIGPELEELENKLAQLEFRRMFAGDHDSSDCYVDLQAGSGGTEAQDWTSMLLRMYLRWAEAKGFKTEVIEVSEGEVAGLKSATIRVSGEYAYGWLRTETGVHRLVRKSPFDSGGRRHTSFASAFVYPEVDDNIHIDINPADLRIDVYRASGAGGQHVNTTESAVRITHLPTNIVVQCQNDRSQHKNKDQAMKQLRAKLFEYELQKQNAEKQANEDAKSDIGWGSQIRSYVLDDSRIKDLRTGVENRNTQAVLDGDLDKFIEASLKSGL; encoded by the exons ATGTTTGAAATCAATCCAATTAAACATCGTCTTCAGGATGTGCAAGATCGCACTAATGTCCTGAGGGGGTATCTT GACTATGACGCGAAAAAAGAGCGTCTTGAAGAAGTCAATGCAGAATTAGAACAACCAGATGTGTGGAATGAGCCTGATCGCGCACAAGCGTTAGGTAAAGAACGTTCTGCACTTGAAGCTGTCGTTGAAACCATTAATCTTTTAGATCAAGGGGTTGATGATGTTGATGGTTTACTTGAATTAGCTGTTGAAGCGGAAGATCAAGAAACTTTCGATGAGATTGGCCCTGAATTAGAAGAGTTGGAAAATAAACTCGCACAGCTTGAATTCCGTCGTATGTTCGCTGGTGATCATGATTCTTCTGATTGTTATGTGGATCTTCAAGCAGGCTCCGGTGGTACAGAGGCGCAAGATTGGACATCAATGTTGCTTCGAATGTATTTGCGTTGGGCTGAAGCGAAAGGTTTCAAGACAGAAGTTATCGAAGTTTCTGAAGGGGAAGTCGCAGGATTAAAATCTGCAACAATCCGAGTATCTGGTGAGTATGCTTATGGTTGGTTACGTACCGAAACTGGCGTTCATCGCCTAGTTCGTAAATCGCCATTTGATTCAGGCGGTCGTCGCCACACTTCGTTTGCTTCTGCGTTTGTTTATCCTGAGGTTGATGACAACATTCATATTGATATTAACCCGGCAGATTTGCGTATTGACGTATATCGCGCTTCTGGTGCCGGTGGTCAGCACGTTAACACCACTGAGTCTGCGGTACGTATTACCCACTTACCGACCAATATTGTTGTTCAATGTCAGAACGATCGTTCCCAGCATAAGAACAAAGATCAGGCGATGAAACAACTTCGTGCAAAATTGTTTGAGTATGAATTACAGAAGCAAAATGCTGAAAAACAAGCAAATGAAGATGCGAAATCAGACATCGGTTGGGGTAGCCAAATTCGTTCATACGTACTAGATGACTCCCGAATCAAAGATCTACGCACAGGTGTTGAAAACCGTAATACTCAAGCGGTTCTCGACGGTGATTTAGACAAATTTATAGAAGCTAGCCTTAAATCTGGCCTTTAA
- a CDS encoding DUF1127 domain-containing protein, producing the protein MSQSIYLKIAVLFVRADLRREERQWRRQVRRSAYDVPWDNAHLLRDIGLEPDGRAIGTVSIPDSVKAERRIRHIRRVLTSRIPT; encoded by the coding sequence ATGTCTCAATCAATCTATCTAAAAATTGCTGTATTGTTTGTTCGCGCGGATCTACGCCGTGAAGAACGTCAATGGCGACGTCAAGTTCGTCGTAGTGCCTATGATGTACCATGGGATAATGCCCATTTACTGCGCGATATTGGTCTTGAACCTGATGGTCGAGCTATTGGTACAGTCAGTATTCCGGACTCTGTTAAAGCCGAACGTCGTATTCGTCATATCCGTCGGGTTTTAACATCGCGAATACCGACGTGA
- the rppH gene encoding RNA pyrophosphohydrolase — MIDGDGYRLNVGIVICNNHGQVFWAKRYGQHSWQFPQGGIDDGETPEQAMFRELYEEVGLTKKDVKIIATSRHWLRYKLPKRLVRWDSQPVCIGQKQKWFLLRLECDESKINMQSGSTPEFDGWRWVSYWYPVRQVVSFKRDVYRRAMKEFVSIAMPFKERKVKGKRKFRRG; from the coding sequence GTGATAGATGGCGATGGTTACCGACTTAATGTTGGTATCGTGATATGTAACAACCATGGTCAGGTATTCTGGGCGAAACGATATGGACAGCACTCGTGGCAATTTCCTCAAGGGGGGATTGACGATGGTGAGACTCCCGAGCAAGCGATGTTTCGTGAGCTTTATGAAGAAGTCGGTCTAACGAAAAAAGATGTGAAGATCATAGCGACAAGTCGTCATTGGTTGCGATATAAATTGCCCAAACGCCTTGTTCGATGGGATTCGCAACCTGTCTGTATTGGACAAAAACAGAAATGGTTTTTACTGCGTCTTGAATGTGATGAATCAAAAATCAACATGCAGAGCGGTTCAACCCCTGAATTTGATGGTTGGCGCTGGGTAAGTTACTGGTATCCAGTAAGGCAAGTCGTCTCTTTTAAGCGCGATGTGTATCGTCGTGCCATGAAAGAGTTTGTATCGATAGCGATGCCTTTCAAAGAACGTAAAGTGAAAGGTAAACGTAAATTCCGAAGAGGGTAA
- a CDS encoding DUF6482 family protein: MEKAQFNQWLRNQQNEDQPKVFIMGCADARQYSILVEHKHHLEPLRDRDVTLHFSSLDEAKLQLMKFGLKSAYLRLSTPYEECGIPGDNKYSDIPLPLYS, encoded by the coding sequence ATGGAAAAGGCACAATTTAATCAATGGTTACGCAATCAACAGAATGAGGATCAACCCAAAGTTTTTATCATGGGGTGCGCTGATGCTCGGCAGTACAGTATTTTAGTCGAACACAAACATCATTTAGAACCATTAAGAGATCGTGATGTAACGTTGCACTTTTCATCACTCGATGAAGCGAAATTACAGTTAATGAAGTTTGGTTTAAAAAGTGCTTACTTACGTTTGTCTACACCGTATGAGGAGTGTGGTATACCGGGAGATAACAAATACAGTGATATTCCGTTGCCATTGTACTCATAA
- a CDS encoding sulfite exporter TauE/SafE family protein: protein MNLELLALMLCLGSIVGVLAGLLGIGGGLVVVPALVFILPFADVSQNLVMHLALATSLATIIVTSASSSFNHFRLGNVDFFVVKWLMPGVLIGGYIGATLTEWIPTQYLPKVFGVIVFGLAVQMYRSIKTVTQGCMPNALITSLWGSGIGIISSLAGIGGGSLSVPFLNRHGVEIRQAVGSSSVCGFGIALSGMLGFIFHGFHVEGLPKYSVGYVYIPALVAISITSVFTTRIGAKLATRLPAPVLKKFFSLFLICVATSMLVQ from the coding sequence TTGAACTTAGAATTGCTGGCTCTAATGTTGTGTTTAGGGTCTATTGTTGGTGTCCTTGCTGGTTTGTTAGGAATTGGTGGTGGGCTCGTTGTTGTTCCTGCCCTTGTGTTTATTCTTCCTTTTGCTGATGTTTCTCAAAATCTTGTCATGCATTTGGCATTAGCGACATCTTTAGCCACTATTATCGTGACTTCTGCTTCTTCCTCCTTTAATCATTTTCGGTTAGGTAATGTCGACTTTTTTGTCGTTAAATGGTTAATGCCCGGGGTATTAATCGGTGGTTACATAGGAGCAACACTGACTGAGTGGATTCCAACCCAATATTTACCGAAAGTATTTGGTGTGATTGTGTTTGGGTTAGCGGTGCAAATGTATCGTTCTATTAAAACGGTGACGCAAGGTTGCATGCCCAATGCCCTAATCACCTCACTTTGGGGAAGTGGTATAGGGATTATTTCTAGCCTAGCCGGAATAGGTGGAGGCTCACTATCTGTGCCATTTCTTAACCGGCACGGAGTAGAAATACGTCAGGCTGTTGGTTCTTCTTCTGTATGTGGTTTTGGTATTGCTTTGTCGGGAATGTTAGGGTTCATTTTCCATGGTTTTCATGTGGAAGGCTTGCCTAAATATAGTGTTGGATATGTGTATATACCTGCGCTGGTGGCCATTTCTATAACGTCAGTATTCACGACTCGTATTGGAGCAAAACTAGCAACCCGTTTACCGGCCCCAGTACTGAAGAAGTTTTTTTCATTATTTTTGATATGCGTTGCGACCAGTATGCTGGTGCAATAA
- the ptsP gene encoding phosphoenolpyruvate--protein phosphotransferase, giving the protein MLSQLRDIVEQVSKVEDVHLALDTFVKQTCAAMGTDCCTVYLANEEQQRLELMATQGLKFQGDKIHIGFDEGLVGLVKRSAEPLNVAEASKHPNFKYFKELGEEVYNSFLGTPIIHRKQVLGILVVQQKKPRLFSEMEVSFLVTLAAQLAVIVTHAQTQGQWLLSKQKTVSGIPASPGVAIGDFWWDDSQPLLSDVFPASTVDISREQEWLNRAIENALADFRKMRKRLDSEIHKETLAIFDLFTHLLNDPMLRKDLKEQVQKGDRADWALRQVVEAYSNRFARMSDVYLRERAQDIRELGQRLLYFLYNSEQEQNLKKPIILVVRELTASLLATLPKDKLLAVVSLEGAANSHAAILSRALGVPAIVGVKLNLKELNGKRGIVDGYSGKLFISPNRQVLREYKALANEERELAKIVNKTVSEPGITQDGQRIELLLNAGLTGESNVAISQGVDGVGLYRTEISFLMQHRFPSEEEQIQLYQTVLASYPKKRVVMRTLDVGGDKPLPYLPIEEDNPFLGWRGIRFTLDHPDIFLIQLRSMLKASAEHQNLSIMLPMISNVKELDDALGLLHQAYEDAVQADERVVMPKIGIMLEVPSMLYLLPNVANKIDFVSVGTNDLTQYLLAVDRNNTRVADVYDPMHPAVLMVLQQIQKTCDQYQLPVCICGELAGDPMGSLLLTGLGFTSLSMNTSNVARVKYLLRNSDLNDLKKLSEQALMQSYGKDIYNMMLMYFEEKGFAGFVRAGK; this is encoded by the coding sequence ATGCTTTCTCAGCTAAGGGATATAGTTGAACAGGTTTCTAAAGTTGAAGATGTCCACCTAGCTTTAGATACATTTGTTAAGCAGACATGTGCCGCAATGGGCACTGACTGTTGCACTGTGTACTTAGCTAATGAAGAGCAGCAACGTTTGGAATTAATGGCGACGCAAGGCCTAAAGTTCCAAGGTGATAAGATTCATATAGGCTTCGATGAAGGTTTGGTTGGGTTAGTAAAACGCTCGGCTGAACCTTTAAATGTCGCGGAAGCCTCAAAACATCCCAACTTTAAATATTTCAAAGAGCTTGGAGAAGAAGTTTACAACTCCTTCCTTGGCACTCCTATCATTCATCGTAAACAAGTTCTTGGGATTCTGGTTGTTCAACAGAAGAAACCACGCTTGTTTAGTGAAATGGAAGTTTCCTTCTTAGTCACATTAGCCGCTCAGTTGGCTGTTATCGTGACTCATGCTCAAACTCAGGGCCAATGGTTACTCTCTAAACAAAAAACAGTCAGTGGTATCCCTGCCTCACCTGGCGTGGCTATTGGCGATTTTTGGTGGGACGACTCTCAACCGCTTTTATCTGATGTATTTCCTGCATCCACCGTTGATATTAGTCGTGAGCAGGAATGGCTTAACCGAGCTATTGAAAACGCTTTAGCGGATTTTCGTAAAATGCGTAAGCGGTTGGATAGTGAAATACACAAAGAAACGTTAGCGATTTTTGATTTATTTACTCACTTGTTAAATGATCCTATGTTGCGTAAGGATCTTAAAGAGCAAGTGCAAAAAGGCGATCGAGCTGACTGGGCGTTACGCCAAGTGGTCGAAGCGTATTCTAATCGTTTTGCTCGAATGTCCGATGTATATTTGCGTGAAAGAGCACAAGACATCCGTGAATTAGGTCAACGTTTACTGTACTTTTTATACAATTCTGAACAAGAGCAAAACCTTAAAAAGCCAATTATTTTAGTGGTACGTGAGCTAACTGCTTCACTGCTCGCTACTTTACCTAAAGATAAATTACTCGCGGTAGTTTCGCTTGAAGGTGCGGCAAACTCACATGCTGCGATTTTATCTCGGGCGTTAGGTGTCCCTGCGATTGTGGGAGTTAAACTTAATTTAAAAGAGTTAAACGGCAAGCGTGGCATTGTTGATGGTTACAGTGGCAAGTTATTTATTTCGCCTAATCGACAAGTATTACGTGAGTACAAAGCGTTAGCGAATGAAGAACGCGAACTGGCGAAAATAGTCAATAAGACCGTTTCTGAACCCGGCATTACCCAGGATGGTCAGCGTATCGAGTTATTACTCAATGCGGGGTTAACGGGTGAATCCAATGTTGCGATTAGTCAGGGAGTAGATGGGGTCGGGTTATACCGAACTGAAATTTCTTTCTTGATGCAGCATCGTTTCCCTTCAGAAGAAGAACAAATTCAGCTTTATCAAACTGTATTAGCGTCTTATCCTAAAAAACGCGTCGTTATGCGTACGTTAGATGTAGGCGGAGATAAACCATTACCGTATTTACCAATAGAAGAAGATAATCCTTTTCTTGGTTGGCGTGGGATCCGTTTTACACTCGATCATCCTGATATTTTCCTAATTCAGCTGCGCTCTATGCTTAAAGCGAGTGCGGAACATCAAAATCTTTCCATCATGTTACCGATGATATCTAACGTCAAAGAGCTTGATGATGCTTTAGGTTTATTACATCAAGCATACGAAGATGCCGTACAAGCTGATGAGCGCGTTGTCATGCCCAAAATTGGCATTATGTTAGAAGTGCCTTCTATGCTGTATTTATTGCCTAATGTTGCGAATAAGATCGACTTTGTGTCTGTGGGGACTAACGACCTGACACAATACCTTTTAGCCGTCGACCGGAACAATACGCGGGTTGCTGATGTCTATGATCCTATGCATCCAGCCGTATTAATGGTTTTGCAGCAAATTCAAAAGACCTGTGATCAGTATCAGCTACCAGTTTGTATATGTGGTGAGTTAGCTGGAGACCCAATGGGCTCATTACTATTGACTGGGCTGGGATTCACGTCATTGAGTATGAACACGTCGAATGTGGCCCGCGTTAAATATTTGCTGCGTAATTCCGATCTGAATGATCTGAAGAAACTCTCTGAGCAAGCCTTAATGCAATCATATGGAAAAGACATTTATAATATGATGTTAATGTACTTTGAAGAAAAAGGCTTTGCGGGTTTTGTGCGCGCAGGTAAATAA
- a CDS encoding NADP(H)-dependent aldo-keto reductase has protein sequence MQYTKLPNSSLEISPICLGTMTFGEQNSQSDAFQQLDYALERGINFIDTAEMYPVPPKTETQGKTEEYIGNWLEKSGKREKIVLATKVSGPSRVNHIRDNMALDHRNIHQAIDDSLRRLKTDYIDLYQVHWPQRNTNMFGTLNFPDQEEQSSVSLIETLEALNDVVKMGKVRYIGVSNETPWGLMSYLRLADKHDLPKVVSIQNPYNLLNRTFEVGLSEVSHYEGVKLLAYSPMAFGILSGKYLNGARPKGARCSLFERFQRYFTPQGIKATEAYVNLANEFGLDPAQMALAFVNQRPFVASNIIGATTMEQLKANIDSLDVTLSNELLQKIDEIAAVYSNPCP, from the coding sequence ATGCAATATACAAAACTGCCCAACTCAAGTTTAGAAATCAGCCCTATCTGTCTTGGCACCATGACTTTTGGTGAACAAAATAGTCAATCAGATGCTTTTCAACAACTGGACTACGCATTAGAACGTGGAATCAATTTTATCGATACAGCAGAAATGTACCCCGTACCGCCTAAAACAGAAACTCAAGGAAAAACAGAAGAGTACATCGGAAATTGGTTAGAAAAATCGGGAAAGCGTGAAAAAATTGTTCTCGCGACTAAAGTATCAGGCCCTAGTCGGGTCAATCATATCCGCGACAATATGGCACTTGATCATCGGAATATCCATCAAGCTATTGACGATAGCTTACGCCGCCTCAAAACGGATTATATCGATTTATATCAAGTTCACTGGCCACAACGTAATACGAATATGTTTGGTACTTTGAACTTCCCCGATCAAGAAGAACAAAGTTCAGTGAGCCTGATTGAAACATTAGAAGCACTGAATGATGTCGTTAAAATGGGGAAAGTTCGTTATATCGGTGTTTCTAATGAAACACCTTGGGGTTTGATGTCTTACCTTCGTCTTGCCGATAAACACGATTTACCAAAAGTTGTATCGATTCAAAATCCTTACAATTTATTAAATCGGACCTTTGAAGTGGGGCTTTCTGAAGTTTCTCATTATGAAGGCGTCAAGTTACTCGCCTACTCTCCAATGGCGTTTGGCATTTTAAGTGGTAAGTACCTTAATGGAGCACGGCCTAAAGGCGCTCGGTGTTCCCTATTCGAACGCTTCCAACGTTACTTCACACCACAAGGTATTAAAGCCACTGAAGCCTATGTCAATTTAGCCAACGAGTTTGGCCTTGATCCCGCTCAAATGGCACTAGCATTCGTGAATCAACGTCCATTTGTTGCCAGTAACATTATAGGTGCAACCACCATGGAACAATTGAAAGCAAATATCGATAGCTTAGATGTTACTTTGAGTAATGAGTTACTACAAAAAATCGATGAAATAGCAGCGGTTTATTCTAACCCTTGTCCATAG
- the mutH gene encoding DNA mismatch repair endonuclease MutH yields the protein MKPEPQSEQELMERARAIAGSSFEQLAEEAQMTVPNDLRRDKGWVGQLLEWHLGATAGSKPTQDFADLGIELKSIPISYHGTPLETTFVCVAPLTGIHGLTWETSHVRNKLSRVLWVPVEGEREIPLNQRRVGMPLIWSPSEQEEAQLKADWEELMEFIVLGQYDKVTARHGEVLQLRPKAANGRVLTEAYGSNGKPIRTLPRGFYLRTQFTANILQNYYA from the coding sequence ATGAAACCAGAACCACAATCCGAACAAGAACTGATGGAAAGAGCTCGTGCGATTGCAGGAAGCTCCTTTGAACAGTTAGCTGAAGAAGCACAAATGACTGTCCCAAACGATCTACGTCGCGATAAAGGATGGGTAGGACAACTACTTGAGTGGCATTTAGGTGCGACAGCTGGCAGTAAACCAACCCAAGATTTCGCCGATCTAGGGATCGAACTGAAAAGTATTCCGATCAGTTATCACGGAACACCACTAGAAACCACTTTCGTCTGTGTAGCCCCTCTCACAGGTATTCACGGTTTAACGTGGGAAACAAGTCATGTCCGTAATAAGTTATCACGAGTATTGTGGGTCCCCGTCGAAGGAGAAAGAGAAATTCCATTAAATCAACGTCGTGTCGGAATGCCGCTTATATGGAGTCCTTCAGAACAAGAAGAAGCTCAATTGAAAGCCGATTGGGAAGAACTGATGGAATTCATTGTTCTTGGTCAGTACGATAAAGTTACCGCTCGGCATGGTGAAGTACTGCAGCTACGCCCTAAAGCGGCAAATGGTCGGGTACTCACCGAAGCCTATGGCTCAAACGGCAAGCCGATTCGCACCCTACCACGTGGCTTTTATTTACGTACTCAGTTCACGGCTAATATATTGCAAAATTACTACGCATAA
- the vpsR gene encoding cyclic-di-GMP-binding transcriptional regulator VpsR (Not actually a response regulator, but instead a cyclic-di-GMP-binding transcription factor.) encodes MGNNFRMDSAPGSLILVGGTYEPWLSVLEQAGWSCKLCSDLRKADTLFTETGPCIGIVDLSQDEFSLNGIANLVSSHKQVRWLAFIRETQLSSDTICQFIVNFCIDFFTAPIPDAQLLSTIGHQLGMLKLEKKVWPSYGSIGNMGLLGESTAVKRLRDQIKRIGPTDVSILIYGESGSGKETVAKAIHKTSSRAQKNFISVNCRAMSEQRLESELFGIGNADPNTILPLQADGGTILLNDILTLPKQQQINLLRFLQEGIIETPEGSKEVDVRVLAANSSDIEKALIDGDFNDELYHYINVLRINVPSLKERAADISPLATHFLQIYSKEYNAQARSFSEDALRALTRYYWPGNVRELMNQIKRVVLMSDSVMLKEDDLDLPKRIDGKRSLKSIRERSERDALLLVLESNAGQVSLAAKELGISRATMYRLLNKHKLISDTHYTS; translated from the coding sequence ATGGGGAACAACTTTCGGATGGATTCAGCACCGGGTTCATTAATTCTCGTCGGGGGAACATACGAACCTTGGTTGTCAGTGCTTGAACAAGCAGGATGGAGCTGTAAGCTGTGTTCGGATCTGCGCAAGGCTGATACGCTTTTTACAGAAACCGGTCCGTGTATTGGGATTGTTGATTTGAGTCAAGACGAGTTTAGTCTTAACGGAATCGCAAACCTGGTGAGTAGCCACAAACAAGTGCGTTGGCTCGCTTTCATTCGAGAAACTCAATTGAGTTCCGATACTATCTGCCAATTTATCGTTAACTTCTGTATCGACTTTTTTACCGCTCCTATTCCAGATGCTCAGCTGCTAAGTACTATTGGTCACCAACTGGGAATGCTTAAATTAGAGAAGAAGGTATGGCCGAGCTATGGCTCAATAGGCAATATGGGGCTATTGGGTGAATCGACAGCGGTGAAACGCTTAAGAGATCAAATCAAACGGATTGGTCCAACCGATGTGAGTATTTTGATTTATGGCGAAAGTGGCTCAGGTAAAGAAACGGTTGCCAAAGCTATTCATAAAACATCGTCACGAGCACAAAAGAACTTTATTTCGGTGAATTGCCGAGCGATGTCTGAGCAGCGCCTAGAAAGTGAATTATTTGGTATCGGTAATGCAGATCCTAATACCATCCTTCCACTGCAAGCCGATGGTGGCACCATCCTACTCAATGATATTTTGACCTTACCAAAACAGCAGCAGATTAATTTATTACGTTTTCTGCAAGAAGGCATTATTGAAACTCCGGAAGGTTCTAAAGAAGTCGATGTCCGCGTATTAGCGGCTAACTCATCGGATATTGAAAAGGCATTAATTGATGGAGATTTTAATGATGAACTCTATCATTACATTAATGTACTGAGGATCAATGTTCCTAGTTTGAAAGAGCGAGCGGCTGATATTTCGCCATTAGCGACGCATTTCTTACAAATCTATTCTAAAGAATATAATGCACAGGCTCGCAGTTTCTCAGAGGACGCCTTAAGAGCTTTAACTCGTTATTACTGGCCTGGCAATGTTCGTGAATTGATGAATCAAATTAAGCGTGTTGTGTTGATGTCTGATAGCGTCATGCTTAAAGAAGATGACTTAGATCTGCCCAAGCGTATTGATGGTAAGCGTAGCTTGAAGAGCATTCGTGAACGCTCTGAACGCGATGCATTACTGTTAGTTCTGGAGTCTAACGCTGGACAAGTTTCTTTAGCCGCAAAAGAATTAGGAATATCTCGGGCCACTATGTATCGGCTATTAAATAAACATAAATTAATATCTGATACTCATTACACGTCATAG
- the lysS gene encoding lysine--tRNA ligase, with the protein MTDAVHNEKSQAQIAQEENKLIAERRSKLEHIRKDSKANGHPNDFRRDSLAGDLQKEFGEKTKEELEELNHIVAVAGRVMAKRGPFIVLQETSGRIQAYAAKDVQKELKAKYQGLDIGDIIGVKGALHKSGKGDLYVNMEEYELLTKALRPLPEKFHGLTDQEMRYRQRYVDLIVNEDSRNAFIVRSKLVAAIRQFMTTKGYLEVETPMMHVIPGGATARPFVTHHNALDIDMYLRVAPELYLKRLVVGGFDRVFEINRNFRNEGLSVRHNPEFTMMEFYQAYSDYKDLMDLTEEMLSSVAMEVLGATAVPYGDEMVEFGGQYARMTMLEAIKKYNPDHAEIQAMTEDSVQDRDLMVRIAKSVGVEVESFWTCGQLLEETFGETAEPQLIQPTFITGYPADISPLARRSDDNPFFTDRFEFFIGGREVANGFSELNDAEDQDSRFKAQVAAKDAGDDEAMYYDADYITALEHGLPPTAGQGIGIDRLAMLFTNSHTIRDVILFPAMRPQH; encoded by the coding sequence ATGACTGATGCTGTTCACAACGAAAAGAGCCAAGCTCAAATCGCGCAAGAAGAAAACAAACTAATTGCAGAACGTCGTAGCAAGCTGGAGCACATCCGTAAAGACTCAAAGGCGAATGGTCACCCAAATGACTTTCGTCGCGACAGTCTAGCGGGTGATCTTCAGAAAGAGTTCGGTGAAAAGACCAAGGAAGAGCTAGAAGAATTAAACCACATCGTTGCAGTTGCTGGCCGTGTTATGGCAAAGCGTGGTCCATTCATCGTGCTTCAAGAAACGTCTGGCCGTATCCAAGCATACGCGGCTAAAGATGTGCAAAAAGAGCTTAAAGCGAAATACCAAGGTTTAGATATCGGTGACATCATCGGTGTGAAAGGTGCGCTTCATAAATCAGGTAAAGGCGATCTTTACGTGAACATGGAAGAGTATGAATTGCTAACGAAAGCACTTCGTCCGCTCCCAGAAAAATTCCACGGCCTAACCGACCAAGAAATGCGCTACCGTCAGCGTTACGTTGACCTAATCGTGAACGAAGATTCTCGTAATGCGTTTATCGTTCGTTCTAAATTGGTGGCTGCAATTCGTCAATTCATGACAACCAAAGGCTACCTAGAAGTTGAAACGCCAATGATGCACGTGATTCCTGGCGGTGCAACTGCACGTCCATTCGTGACTCACCACAATGCATTGGATATCGACATGTACCTACGTGTTGCCCCTGAACTTTACCTAAAACGTTTGGTAGTGGGGGGTTTTGATCGCGTATTCGAAATCAACCGTAACTTCCGTAACGAAGGTCTTTCTGTTCGTCACAATCCAGAATTCACCATGATGGAATTCTACCAAGCTTACTCTGACTACAAAGATCTGATGGATCTGACAGAAGAAATGCTAAGCTCAGTGGCAATGGAAGTGCTAGGTGCAACTGCGGTACCTTACGGTGACGAAATGGTTGAGTTCGGCGGTCAATACGCACGTATGACCATGCTAGAAGCTATCAAGAAATACAACCCAGACCACGCTGAAATTCAAGCAATGACTGAAGATAGCGTGCAAGATCGTGACCTAATGGTTCGTATAGCGAAATCTGTGGGTGTTGAAGTTGAATCATTCTGGACTTGTGGTCAGCTTCTTGAAGAAACCTTCGGTGAAACAGCGGAACCTCAACTGATTCAACCAACCTTCATCACTGGCTACCCAGCAGACATTTCTCCACTGGCTCGTCGTAGTGATGACAACCCATTCTTCACTGACCGTTTTGAATTCTTCATCGGTGGCCGTGAAGTGGCAAATGGTTTCTCTGAGTTGAACGATGCAGAAGACCAAGACTCTCGTTTCAAAGCACAAGTTGCGGCGAAAGATGCGGGTGATGACGAAGCAATGTACTACGATGCAGACTATATTACTGCGTTAGAACATGGTCTTCCACCAACAGCGGGTCAAGGTATCGGTATCGACCGCCTAGCTATGTTATTTACTAACTCACACACTATCCGTGATGTGATTTTGTTCCCAGCAATGCGTCCGCAGCACTAA